In a genomic window of Methanogenium sp. S4BF:
- a CDS encoding Mrp/NBP35 family ATP-binding protein → MTENTDNAQQACDGQCSSCASGSTCNDPNKKTTGIERVKINVKHIILVLSGKGGVGKSTVATNLAMSLANKGYNTGIVDLDIHGPNIPKMLGVEDKRLESRDGKTIEPVRLTGTLGVVSMAFLLPDTSSPVVWRGPMKFTAIKQFLEDVNWGDMEYLIVDLPPGTGDEALAITQLAPNIDGAVVVTTPQDVAVMDSTKAVKFIQQLDLPVIGIIENMSGMICPHCGDEIDLFGKGGGKKAAEELNVPYLGSIPIDPEMRKAGDEGRPFIIRKAGDDQHQATWEKVDAVMDNILKEINK, encoded by the coding sequence ATGACAGAAAATACAGATAATGCACAGCAGGCATGCGACGGACAATGTTCCTCGTGTGCAAGTGGATCAACGTGTAATGACCCAAATAAAAAAACCACCGGAATAGAGCGGGTAAAGATCAATGTAAAACACATTATTCTTGTTCTCTCCGGTAAGGGAGGGGTCGGAAAAAGCACTGTTGCAACAAATCTCGCCATGTCACTCGCGAATAAGGGCTATAACACCGGGATTGTGGATCTCGACATTCATGGGCCCAACATTCCCAAGATGTTGGGTGTTGAAGACAAACGCCTCGAATCACGTGACGGAAAAACGATCGAACCGGTCCGTCTCACCGGAACACTCGGTGTCGTTTCTATGGCCTTTTTGCTCCCGGATACATCAAGCCCTGTCGTCTGGCGCGGTCCTATGAAATTTACCGCAATCAAACAGTTCCTTGAAGATGTAAACTGGGGAGATATGGAGTATCTCATTGTCGACCTCCCCCCCGGCACAGGTGATGAGGCACTTGCAATTACACAGCTTGCACCAAACATTGACGGGGCGGTAGTAGTCACGACCCCTCAGGACGTTGCCGTAATGGACTCAACAAAGGCGGTAAAATTCATTCAACAGCTTGATTTACCCGTCATTGGAATTATAGAAAATATGAGCGGCATGATCTGCCCCCACTGCGGTGACGAAATCGACCTCTTTGGAAAGGGAGGAGGCAAAAAAGCTGCAGAGGAACTGAACGTTCCATATCTGGGTTCAATCCCAATCGATCCTGAAATGCGCAAAGCAGGCGATGAAGGGCGGCCCTTCATCATCAGAAAAGCAGGAGACGACCAGCATCAGGCAACATGGGAAAAAGTTGATGCTGTAATGGATAACATTCTCAAAGAAATCAACAAATAA
- the tsaA gene encoding tRNA (N6-threonylcarbamoyladenosine(37)-N6)-methyltransferase TrmO, which produces MKDTSAIIYTDGASRGNPGNSAWAYIILNNGTIAAKKSGFCGYATNNQAEYFAVINALSDAAQQGFRNIILYSDSELIVRQLRGEYKVRDSCLRQLYIKTIGIVNTLDSVSFENVPRSNKTISIVDKMCNETLDKVKKGEKGEKIPVHEEIFSREEIQIKPVGIVRSSYATPGDAPRQGRLSDQLAEIHIFPEYADALHTIEKCTHLVVLCWFDRAERTLLRATPPGQSEERGVFSIRSPGRPNPIGLELVDLVQVRGTVLIVRGLDAIDNTPVLDIKPFIDLDTIPKTQTKTNSKC; this is translated from the coding sequence ATGAAGGATACATCTGCAATTATATATACAGACGGTGCCTCCCGGGGAAATCCGGGAAATTCAGCATGGGCCTATATCATACTGAATAATGGGACAATTGCAGCAAAGAAATCCGGATTCTGCGGATATGCAACAAATAACCAGGCAGAATATTTTGCAGTCATAAATGCACTATCCGATGCAGCACAGCAGGGGTTCAGGAATATTATTCTCTACTCAGATAGCGAACTGATAGTTCGTCAGCTTAGAGGAGAATACAAAGTCAGAGACAGCTGCCTGAGACAGCTGTATATAAAAACGATTGGAATCGTCAATACATTAGATTCAGTCTCTTTTGAAAATGTACCGCGCTCAAATAAGACCATCAGCATCGTTGACAAAATGTGCAATGAAACACTGGACAAGGTAAAAAAGGGAGAAAAGGGAGAAAAGATACCGGTACATGAAGAGATATTCAGCAGAGAAGAAATTCAGATCAAACCAGTGGGAATAGTCAGATCTTCATATGCAACACCAGGGGATGCACCCCGGCAGGGACGACTTTCTGACCAGTTGGCCGAGATTCATATCTTCCCCGAATATGCAGATGCATTGCACACCATTGAAAAATGCACCCACCTCGTTGTACTATGCTGGTTTGACAGAGCAGAGCGAACATTGCTCAGGGCAACACCACCAGGACAAAGTGAAGAACGGGGCGTCTTTTCCATCAGATCACCGGGACGCCCGAATCCCATTGGACTTGAACTGGTTGATCTGGTTCAGGTACGTGGAACAGTATTAATCGTCCGTGGACTGGACGCAATCGATAATACACCGGTACTGGATATAAAACCCTTTATTGATCTGGATACAATCCCGAAAACACAAACCAAAACGAACTCAAAATGTTAA
- a CDS encoding transcriptional regulator, whose protein sequence is MKQPFCDIMICDEMVRQYLPQIRAEVVSRMVIQRGLSQKCVAGYMGLTPAAVCQYVSRKRGCKCIEISDDLNEVIDRWTWSLINGDRTVTICDICTCVQKEIRE, encoded by the coding sequence ATGAAGCAGCCATTCTGCGACATAATGATTTGCGATGAGATGGTACGGCAGTATCTCCCCCAGATACGGGCTGAAGTTGTATCCAGAATGGTAATTCAGAGAGGGCTTTCTCAGAAATGCGTTGCAGGATATATGGGTCTCACCCCTGCGGCGGTATGCCAGTATGTCAGCAGAAAACGTGGATGCAAATGCATCGAGATCTCAGACGATCTCAACGAAGTCATTGACCGGTGGACGTGGTCATTAATCAATGGCGACAGAACGGTTACCATCTGTGACATTTGCACATGTGTCCAGAAAGAAATCAGGGAATGA
- a CDS encoding winged helix-turn-helix domain-containing protein: MQAINSVNKVRLPPSSQRVLTLLKDGSPRTFKQVTEEIDISPRTVRYAIKKLKESGLIIEKFNFRDARQVLYQVKDVLTSEEAQKATA, encoded by the coding sequence ATGCAAGCCATTAACAGCGTTAACAAAGTGCGGCTGCCCCCCTCCTCACAGCGGGTGTTAACCCTTCTGAAGGATGGAAGCCCAAGGACATTCAAGCAGGTGACAGAGGAGATAGACATCTCACCACGGACAGTCAGGTATGCAATCAAGAAACTGAAAGAGAGTGGACTTATCATCGAGAAGTTTAATTTCAGAGACGCCCGCCAGGTGCTGTATCAGGTCAAGGACGTACTCACTTCTGAAGAAGCGCAGAAGGCGACGGCATGA
- a CDS encoding sodium:proton antiporter → MLVEQDIMLIVFLLLIALLSVIFFKWLKIPYTIGLIVIGGCIAYLSDLIGFPGPLISFTLSPEIILFLFLPPLVFEAAYRMNSRLFFRNIVPVLILTLPGIIVSMVIIGGISSLLTPIPIFSAFLFGALISATDPVSVLAVFQELGISERLKTLVEGESLFNDATAIVLYNAVIVMAVSGIVTATDVTSGLVQITGDFVGGILSGCLTGIVIGYLILFSRDNMAFAETVSLIVAYGAYLVADVLFGVSGVISVVFAGLTLGWIASLTLKPPEREHMTEFWQFMGFISNSLIFLLIGITVINLFEITGTGTMILLLGAVAIAAVLIGRIVVVYGLTAVYNCVPGSENISIRYQHILFWGGLRGGVALALALSIPATVPFRDQILLMTIIVTLFTILVQGSTIRFLLNRLNLNRPSNLAWVEYLDTRLATKREALALLEKIHATRDIEPQIYESVHREYMHAVQRYELDFRMFEKSLNPTPKMIEQAFWSRLLSVQKKSYRELYDKSLISEFVFDLLSYSLNNRYARIRNQETPEFRIDEKSPEIIVLQRVISVINRVAPKAEAAKNLRKFSLSIEYQTLISEAGSAGRALESIDTISHDFAIPDELLASVRDLYSGHITQCNTAVKGMADTYPELAADIENYYLRMTLILREEDIIRGLADDGTIYENVRDDLLRDLETEREALEKHVYNIL, encoded by the coding sequence ATGCTTGTTGAACAGGACATTATGCTTATTGTTTTTCTGCTGTTGATTGCTCTTCTGTCAGTGATATTTTTCAAATGGCTCAAAATACCGTATACCATTGGGCTTATTGTTATCGGGGGGTGTATTGCTTATCTCTCTGATCTGATCGGATTCCCTGGCCCACTTATTTCATTTACGTTGTCACCGGAGATCATCCTGTTTCTTTTCCTGCCTCCCCTGGTGTTTGAAGCGGCATACCGAATGAACAGCCGGCTGTTTTTCAGAAATATTGTTCCTGTTCTGATACTGACACTTCCCGGAATTATTGTTTCAATGGTAATTATTGGAGGGATTTCATCTCTTCTTACACCGATCCCGATTTTTTCAGCCTTTCTTTTTGGCGCACTCATATCAGCCACGGATCCTGTTTCGGTGCTCGCTGTGTTCCAGGAGCTTGGCATTTCCGAACGGCTGAAAACGCTTGTGGAAGGAGAGAGTCTCTTCAACGATGCAACCGCTATCGTGTTGTATAATGCTGTTATCGTAATGGCTGTATCCGGCATTGTTACAGCAACTGATGTAACATCGGGTCTTGTACAGATTACCGGCGATTTTGTGGGTGGTATTCTGAGCGGTTGTCTGACAGGGATTGTGATTGGGTATCTGATTCTCTTTTCCCGGGACAATATGGCATTTGCAGAAACGGTATCACTCATTGTTGCATATGGGGCCTATCTTGTTGCTGATGTATTGTTTGGGGTGTCCGGTGTGATCTCAGTTGTTTTTGCCGGCCTGACACTCGGATGGATTGCATCGCTGACTCTGAAACCGCCTGAACGGGAGCACATGACGGAATTCTGGCAATTTATGGGTTTCATCTCCAATAGCCTGATCTTCCTGCTTATCGGTATAACTGTGATTAATCTCTTTGAGATAACCGGAACCGGTACGATGATCCTTCTTCTTGGTGCTGTTGCCATTGCTGCGGTGCTCATCGGGCGAATTGTGGTTGTGTATGGACTGACAGCAGTATACAATTGCGTACCCGGTTCTGAAAATATCAGTATCCGGTATCAGCATATTCTCTTCTGGGGCGGGCTCCGGGGTGGGGTGGCACTTGCGCTGGCATTGAGTATCCCTGCAACGGTGCCATTCAGGGATCAGATCCTTCTGATGACAATCATTGTCACTCTCTTTACCATTCTGGTGCAGGGCTCGACGATTCGTTTCCTCCTCAATCGTCTCAATCTGAACCGTCCGAGTAATCTTGCCTGGGTTGAATACCTGGATACACGGCTCGCTACAAAGAGAGAGGCACTTGCTCTGCTTGAGAAAATTCACGCTACCCGTGATATTGAGCCACAGATCTACGAATCCGTCCATAGGGAGTATATGCATGCTGTGCAGCGGTATGAGCTGGATTTCAGGATGTTTGAAAAATCGCTGAATCCGACGCCGAAGATGATTGAACAGGCATTCTGGTCACGTCTGCTTTCCGTTCAGAAAAAATCGTATCGTGAATTATATGACAAATCCCTGATCTCAGAATTTGTTTTTGATCTTCTGTCCTATTCCCTGAATAATCGGTATGCACGTATCAGAAATCAGGAAACTCCTGAATTCCGTATTGACGAAAAATCTCCTGAGATTATCGTTCTCCAGCGGGTGATATCGGTGATTAACCGGGTGGCACCAAAAGCTGAAGCAGCCAAAAATCTCCGAAAATTTTCTCTCAGTATCGAGTATCAGACCCTTATTTCAGAAGCGGGGAGTGCCGGCAGGGCACTGGAGAGCATTGATACGATTTCACATGATTTTGCCATTCCTGATGAACTGCTGGCTTCTGTCCGGGATCTCTATTCAGGGCATATTACACAGTGCAATACCGCAGTAAAGGGGATGGCGGATACTTATCCGGAGCTTGCAGCGGATATCGAGAATTACTATCTGCGTATGACCCTTATTCTAAGGGAAGAGGATATCATCCGGGGCCTTGCAGATGATGGTACCATATATGAAAATGTCCGGGACGACCTCCTGAGGGATCTTGAAACAGAAAGAGAAGCCCTGGAAAAACATGTGTATAATATTCTTTGA
- a CDS encoding DUF99 family protein: protein MLHFEKKGIRILGIAESYRGREQSLICGIVMRRDRIIDGCAFSRATVGGMDATDAVLGIWNHLARDDIQAIMLGGTVISWFNVIDITQVHERTGLPVISVTYEDSPGLEDDISHHFPSDEKRLSAYIALGKRTTCQLSTGVTVYLRAEGISLDDATHACNIFTAQGKIPEPVRVARIIARGFLPEYPDEPVLNSG from the coding sequence ATGCTTCACTTCGAGAAAAAAGGCATCAGAATCCTTGGAATCGCGGAGAGTTACCGGGGAAGAGAACAATCCCTCATCTGCGGCATTGTGATGCGGCGGGACAGAATAATTGACGGATGTGCATTCTCACGGGCCACCGTCGGGGGAATGGACGCAACAGACGCTGTTCTTGGCATCTGGAACCACCTTGCACGGGATGATATACAGGCCATCATGCTGGGGGGCACAGTCATTTCCTGGTTTAATGTCATCGATATCACGCAGGTGCACGAACGCACTGGGTTGCCCGTCATCTCCGTAACCTATGAGGATTCCCCCGGTCTTGAAGACGATATCAGCCACCACTTCCCCAGCGACGAAAAACGACTCTCCGCATACATCGCTCTTGGGAAACGAACAACCTGCCAGCTCTCAACAGGGGTGACCGTATACCTCCGTGCAGAAGGCATCTCCCTCGATGATGCCACCCATGCCTGCAATATCTTTACCGCTCAGGGAAAAATCCCGGAGCCGGTCCGTGTGGCACGTATCATTGCACGGGGATTTCTCCCCGAATACCCGGACGAACCGGTCTTAAATTCAGGATAA
- a CDS encoding tetratricopeptide repeat protein, whose product MKNMKNPNPKKPVLLILILIAGFAIIAAHPALAATAKPGLTAVPAEINITNAIATMNTAFDKGNWPRAAAYAELITQNDENASADVWCKWGYSLRKMGKYDEALVAASAAVEKGPDIAVVYLNRGYTYLALGEYQNARFDAEEALRLEPFNATAYNVIASGLLGEGDPKNALVAIDTALAAEPEHAHYLNTKGMVLMELGKYADAVTILTQATVSPDGYIAPYPDTVPPEENLITAQRLYDENKAPVGLIITAAVAILAIGAGAIFLQKRK is encoded by the coding sequence ATGAAAAATATGAAAAATCCAAACCCAAAAAAACCCGTTCTCCTCATCCTTATCCTCATCGCAGGATTCGCCATCATCGCCGCACATCCAGCACTCGCGGCCACAGCCAAACCCGGCCTCACAGCAGTACCGGCTGAAATCAACATAACCAATGCCATTGCAACGATGAATACAGCATTTGATAAAGGAAACTGGCCGCGTGCCGCTGCATATGCAGAACTGATCACACAAAATGATGAAAATGCATCCGCCGATGTCTGGTGCAAATGGGGATATTCACTCCGGAAGATGGGGAAGTATGACGAGGCCCTTGTTGCCGCATCTGCTGCCGTTGAAAAAGGACCGGACATTGCGGTGGTCTATCTGAACCGGGGATACACCTACCTGGCGCTCGGTGAGTACCAGAATGCACGCTTTGATGCAGAAGAGGCACTCCGGCTCGAGCCGTTCAACGCTACTGCATACAATGTCATCGCATCCGGCCTCCTGGGAGAAGGCGACCCCAAAAATGCCCTGGTTGCCATCGATACCGCCCTTGCTGCAGAGCCTGAGCATGCGCATTACCTTAATACCAAGGGGATGGTCCTCATGGAGCTGGGAAAATATGCAGATGCCGTCACCATACTGACTCAGGCAACGGTATCACCGGACGGGTATATTGCCCCGTACCCCGATACAGTCCCTCCCGAAGAAAACCTTATTACCGCCCAGCGGCTGTATGATGAAAACAAGGCACCGGTTGGCCTGATCATCACTGCCGCCGTTGCCATTCTCGCAATCGGGGCCGGCGCCATATTCCTGCAGAAAAGAAAATAG
- a CDS encoding DUF6508 domain-containing protein has protein sequence MHRESETPTPENFEAVLAYRGLLDGAAILRGHEEEIQNTGSCPPVNEFVRMLYDNNWLINTRWQDWADETTGYFEQPSLLCVAQTETIRRILTVHVRIDRMMPGEITDIIKKGYMLSVVNRIAEIYEI, from the coding sequence ATGCACCGTGAATCAGAAACACCAACCCCTGAAAATTTTGAGGCAGTGCTTGCCTACCGGGGGCTTTTAGACGGAGCAGCAATCCTCAGAGGCCATGAGGAAGAGATTCAAAACACCGGCTCATGCCCCCCGGTAAACGAATTTGTACGGATGCTCTATGATAACAACTGGCTCATTAACACGCGCTGGCAGGACTGGGCAGATGAAACGACCGGATATTTTGAACAGCCATCGCTCCTCTGTGTTGCACAGACAGAGACCATCCGCCGCATTCTTACGGTCCACGTCAGGATTGACCGGATGATGCCGGGAGAGATTACAGATATTATTAAAAAAGGGTATATGCTCTCTGTTGTCAACCGGATTGCTGAAATTTATGAGATCTGA
- a CDS encoding acetyl-CoA carboxylase biotin carboxylase subunit → MTYFERVLVANRGEIAIRVMRACREMGIETVAIYSEPDKHSLHVKYADESFLVGEAHPSRSYLNQERIIDIAKKSGAEAIHPGYGFLAENSVFAHRCEEEGLTFIGPSWRSIEAMGSKLGSKHMMEKAGVPVLPYTPDGVTSLDEAKKIAAAIGYPVIVKASAGGGGIGMQIVEDEAGLEEAIEKGMRIAASAFGDSTVFIEKYLVKPRHIEFQVLADQSGNRIHLYDRECSIQRRHQKLVEEAPCPIMTEELREKMSASALKVAKASGYYNAGTVEFLYAEGEYYFMEMNTRLQVEHTVTEMVTGIDLVRQQIAIAAGEDIPFEQDDITLNGHAIECRINAEDPLNNFQADPGKIVRYRSPGGPGIRVDSGIHMGYSIPPMYDSMISKLCGWGRTRTESIERMRRAIFEYVILGVKTTLPLHHAIMNNRHFIAGNTHTHFLQEEHMRENLSRYLREEETRMQTLADSLRHGKEAAAISAAVSVYISQTQNKN, encoded by the coding sequence ATGACGTATTTCGAGAGGGTGCTCGTTGCAAACCGCGGAGAGATTGCAATCCGCGTTATGCGTGCGTGCCGTGAGATGGGAATTGAGACTGTTGCCATCTATTCAGAACCGGACAAACATTCTCTCCATGTCAAGTATGCGGATGAATCATTTCTCGTCGGAGAGGCACACCCGTCCAGGAGTTACCTGAACCAGGAGCGCATCATTGATATCGCAAAGAAGAGCGGTGCAGAGGCGATCCATCCCGGATACGGGTTCCTTGCTGAAAACAGTGTCTTTGCCCACCGGTGCGAGGAAGAGGGCCTCACATTCATCGGCCCGTCCTGGCGCTCCATTGAGGCGATGGGTTCTAAATTAGGCTCCAAACATATGATGGAGAAGGCAGGCGTCCCTGTCCTGCCCTATACCCCGGACGGAGTTACATCCCTTGATGAGGCAAAGAAGATCGCTGCTGCAATCGGTTATCCGGTGATTGTCAAGGCTTCAGCAGGCGGCGGTGGTATCGGGATGCAGATTGTGGAGGATGAGGCCGGCCTCGAGGAAGCAATCGAGAAGGGCATGCGCATTGCCGCTTCTGCATTCGGGGACTCTACAGTCTTTATTGAGAAGTATCTGGTCAAACCGCGCCACATCGAGTTTCAGGTGCTTGCGGATCAGTCCGGGAACCGGATTCACCTCTATGACCGTGAGTGTTCCATCCAGCGGCGCCACCAGAAACTCGTGGAGGAGGCACCCTGCCCTATCATGACAGAGGAGCTCCGGGAGAAGATGTCAGCATCAGCCCTGAAGGTAGCAAAAGCTTCGGGATACTATAATGCAGGTACGGTGGAGTTCCTCTATGCAGAGGGGGAGTATTACTTCATGGAGATGAACACCCGCCTCCAGGTTGAGCACACAGTCACCGAGATGGTGACAGGAATTGACCTGGTGCGCCAGCAGATCGCCATCGCCGCAGGAGAGGACATCCCCTTTGAACAGGACGACATCACCCTGAATGGCCATGCAATCGAGTGCCGGATTAATGCGGAAGACCCACTGAATAACTTCCAGGCAGACCCCGGAAAGATTGTGCGCTACCGTTCTCCGGGTGGACCCGGTATCCGGGTGGACTCCGGAATTCACATGGGATACTCTATTCCCCCGATGTATGATTCGATGATATCAAAACTCTGCGGGTGGGGCCGTACGAGAACGGAATCCATTGAGCGCATGCGGCGGGCGATCTTTGAATATGTGATCCTCGGGGTGAAGACTACCCTGCCGCTTCATCACGCCATCATGAATAACCGTCACTTCATCGCCGGAAATACGCACACGCATTTCCTGCAGGAGGAGCATATGCGAGAGAATCTCAGCCGCTACCTCCGGGAGGAAGAGACACGCATGCAGACCCTTGCAGACTCACTGCGCCACGGTAAGGAAGCAGCGGCGATATCTGCTGCAGTGAGTGTCTATATCTCACAGACCCAGAACAAGAACTGA
- a CDS encoding pyruvate/oxaloacetate carboxyltransferase, which yields MSTANPVKITDTTLRDAHQSLIATRLKTEDMTELAHAIDSVGFFSVEAWGGATFDSAIRFLNDDPWQRLRTLKDGLQNTPIQMLLRGQNLVGYRHYPDDVVEKFVDAAGRNGVDIFRIFDALNDIRNMEKSMEAVKNIGAHLQGTISYTTSPVHTTEGFIEQARNLYAHECDSICIKDMAGLIMPEATRELITGIKREIDIPIDLHSHSTSGISPMSYQTAIEAGVDILDTAMSPFSMGTSQPPTESIVASLIGTDRDTGIDLMKLRPVRNICLAVREKYAPLVNPISERVDSDVLIYQLPGGMISNLVSQLKEQDALDRIEEVHKEIPQVRKDLGYPPLVTPTSQIVGTQAVLNVLMGGERYSNVTKEVKDYVLGLYGKPPGPISDEIRTLIIGDEEPFTGRPGDLLEPAYERMAAEAREEGIVSKDEDILTYILYPAIAPSFLRGERVAEVIPRKVDAGAAQAGVIPTSMDVEVDGEIFAVRILSVDGGELRDAASMGAKQIPRTAIKGGIRSNIQGMVLKVETRIGAEVKKGDTLVVLEAMKMENPIVSTTDGKVTSIFVDVGDAVQNGDVLLVIE from the coding sequence ATGAGTACTGCCAATCCTGTAAAAATTACTGACACTACCCTCAGGGATGCACACCAGTCTTTGATTGCAACCCGCCTAAAAACAGAGGACATGACAGAACTGGCGCATGCCATCGATTCCGTCGGATTCTTCTCTGTTGAAGCATGGGGGGGCGCAACCTTTGACAGCGCGATACGATTCTTAAACGATGACCCGTGGCAGCGCCTGCGCACCTTAAAAGACGGACTTCAGAATACACCGATACAGATGCTCCTTCGGGGACAGAACCTTGTCGGATACCGGCACTACCCGGACGATGTGGTGGAAAAATTCGTAGACGCAGCCGGCAGAAACGGTGTTGATATCTTCAGAATTTTTGATGCGCTCAATGATATCCGTAATATGGAAAAATCCATGGAGGCTGTCAAAAATATCGGTGCACACCTCCAGGGCACAATATCATATACCACCAGCCCGGTGCACACCACAGAGGGCTTTATCGAACAGGCACGGAATCTCTATGCCCACGAATGTGACTCCATCTGCATCAAGGATATGGCAGGCCTTATTATGCCGGAGGCAACACGGGAACTTATTACCGGGATTAAACGCGAAATAGACATTCCGATTGACCTCCACAGCCATTCTACAAGCGGTATCTCACCGATGAGTTATCAGACCGCGATCGAGGCAGGGGTCGACATCCTGGATACCGCAATGTCCCCGTTTTCAATGGGAACGTCACAGCCCCCGACCGAGAGTATTGTTGCAAGCCTCATCGGAACAGACCGTGACACCGGTATCGACCTGATGAAACTCCGACCGGTACGAAACATCTGCCTTGCTGTCCGTGAGAAATACGCACCGCTGGTGAACCCGATCTCGGAACGGGTTGACAGTGATGTGCTCATCTATCAGCTGCCAGGCGGTATGATATCAAATCTGGTTTCACAGCTGAAGGAACAGGATGCGCTTGACCGGATAGAAGAGGTCCATAAGGAGATCCCACAGGTACGAAAAGACCTTGGATATCCGCCGCTTGTGACACCCACCAGTCAGATTGTTGGGACTCAGGCAGTCCTCAATGTGCTGATGGGTGGCGAACGCTATTCAAATGTCACCAAAGAAGTGAAGGATTATGTCCTCGGCCTCTATGGGAAACCACCGGGCCCCATCTCCGATGAGATTCGCACCCTTATCATCGGTGATGAGGAGCCATTCACCGGGCGGCCTGGAGACCTCCTTGAGCCTGCGTATGAGAGAATGGCAGCTGAGGCACGGGAAGAAGGCATCGTTTCAAAGGATGAGGACATCCTCACCTACATCCTCTATCCGGCAATTGCACCATCATTTCTGCGTGGTGAGCGGGTAGCAGAGGTTATTCCGCGGAAGGTGGATGCCGGGGCCGCACAGGCAGGCGTTATCCCCACCTCAATGGACGTTGAAGTTGACGGTGAGATATTCGCTGTCAGGATTCTCTCGGTTGACGGCGGTGAGCTCAGGGATGCCGCATCCATGGGAGCAAAACAGATCCCGCGGACGGCAATAAAAGGCGGGATCAGATCAAATATCCAGGGAATGGTCCTGAAAGTTGAGACCCGTATCGGCGCTGAAGTGAAAAAAGGAGACACCCTCGTCGTTCTTGAGGCAATGAAGATGGAGAACCCCATCGTCTCAACGACAGATGGCAAGGTTACGAGCATCTTTGTGGATGTGGGTGACGCCGTCCAGAACGGAGATGTCCTGCTGGTGATCGAATGA
- a CDS encoding ATP-binding cassette domain-containing protein — MHLTAEHLSLTHEGWALTAEGVFRPGVHLVTGPVGSGKTTLASALAGIFEPAAGRIIREDITHLTLSMQFPEYHVTGFLVKDEVRSWDLPVEETLLKAGLTGRQNVKTLTLSRGELKRLHLTCLLGGNWDAVILDEPFAGLDCREKTRICAAIEEKKHPLVIIFTHEQAVLPAADVIWEIEGNALVCRGSVPEAIPAWKGAPRYLARALEEGARPKNIRLHDAEEALCRMHA, encoded by the coding sequence GAACATCTCTCCCTCACGCACGAAGGATGGGCACTTACAGCCGAAGGAGTCTTCCGTCCGGGCGTGCACCTCGTCACCGGGCCGGTGGGAAGCGGGAAGACAACACTTGCATCAGCCCTTGCCGGGATCTTTGAACCTGCAGCCGGACGAATCATCCGTGAAGACATCACCCATCTTACGCTTTCCATGCAGTTTCCGGAGTATCATGTGACCGGATTTCTGGTCAAAGATGAAGTCCGCTCATGGGACCTTCCGGTTGAAGAGACACTCCTTAAGGCAGGTCTTACCGGCAGGCAGAATGTGAAGACACTCACTCTTTCGCGGGGAGAACTCAAACGCCTGCACCTCACCTGCCTTCTCGGCGGGAACTGGGATGCTGTGATACTGGACGAGCCGTTTGCAGGACTTGACTGCAGGGAGAAAACACGAATCTGCGCTGCAATCGAAGAGAAGAAACACCCGCTCGTGATCATCTTTACCCATGAACAGGCAGTTCTTCCGGCTGCAGACGTCATCTGGGAGATTGAAGGAAATGCCCTTGTCTGCCGGGGGAGCGTTCCGGAAGCGATCCCTGCATGGAAGGGAGCACCCCGGTATCTTGCCCGCGCCCTTGAAGAGGGGGCACGCCCGAAGAATATCAGGTTGCATGATGCAGAGGAGGCGCTATGCAGGATGCACGCCTGA